One region of Gorilla gorilla gorilla isolate KB3781 chromosome 13, NHGRI_mGorGor1-v2.1_pri, whole genome shotgun sequence genomic DNA includes:
- the TJP2 gene encoding tight junction protein 2 isoform X3, which produces MEELIWEQYTVTLQKDSKRGFGIAVSGGRDNPHFENGETSIVISDVLPGGPADGLLQENDRVIMVNGTPMEDVLHSFAVQQLRKSGKVAAIVVKRPRKVQVAPLQASPPLDQDDRAFEVMDEFDGRSFRSGYSERSRLSSHGGRSRSWEDSPERGRPHERARSRERDLSRDRSRGRSLERGLDQDHARTRDRSRGRSLERGLDHDFGPSRDRDRDRSRGRSIDQDYERAYHQAYDPDYERAYSPEYRRGARHDARSRGPRSRSREQPHSRSPSPEPRGRPGPIGVLLMKSRANEEYGLRLGSQIFVKEMTRTGLATKDGNLHEGDIILKINGTVTENMSLTDARKLIEKSRGKLQLVVLRDSQQTLINIPSLNDSDSEIEDISEIESNRSFSPEERRHQYSDYDYHSSSEKLKERPSSREDTPSRLSRMGATPTPFKSTGDIAGTVVPETNKEPRYQEDPPAPQPKAAPRTFLRPSPEDEAIYGPNTKMVRFKKGDSVGLRLAGGNDVGIFVAGIQEGTSAEQEGLQEGDQILKVNTQDFRGLVREDAVLYLLEIPKGEMVTILAQSRADVYRDILACGRGDSFFIRSHFECEKETPQSLAFTRGEVFRVVDTLYDGKLGNWLAVRIGNELEKGLIPNKSRAEQMASVQNAQRDNAGDRADFWRMRGQRSGVKKNLRKSREDLTAVVSVSTKFPAYERVLLREAGFKRPVVLFGPIADIAMEKLANELPDWFQTAKTEPKDAGSEKSTGVVRLNTVRQIIEQDKHALLDVTPKAVDLLNYTQWFPIVIFFNPDSRQGVKTMRQRLNPTSNKSSRKLFDQANKLKKTCAHLFTATINLNSANDSWFGSLKDTIQHQQGEAVWVSEGKMEGMDDDPEDRMSYLTAMGADYLSCDSRLISDFEDTDGEGGAYTDNELDEPAEEPLVSSITRSSEPVQHEESIRKPSPEPRAQMRRAASSDQLRDNSPPPAFKPEPPKAKTQNKEESYDFSKSYEYKSNPSAVAGNETPGASTKGYPPPVAAKPTFGRSILKPSTPIPPQEGEEVGESSEEQDNAPKSVLGKVKIFEKMDHKARLQRMQELQEAQNARIEIAQKHPDIYAVPIKTHKPDPGLPQHTSSRPPEPQKAPSRPYQDTRGSYGSDAEEEEYRQQLSEHSKRGYYGQSARYRDTEL; this is translated from the exons ATGGAAGAGCTGATATGGGAACAGTACACTGTGACCCTACAAAAG GATTCCAAAAGAGGATTTGGAATTGCAGTGTCCGGAGGCAGAGACAACCCCCACTTTGAAAATGGAGAAACGTCGATTGTCATTTCTGATGTGCTCCCGGGTGGGCCTGCTGATGGGCTGCTCCA GGAAAATGACAGAGTGATCATGGTCAATGGCACCCCCATGGAGGATGTGCTTCATTCGTTTGCAGTTCAGCAGCTCAGAAAAAGTGGGAAGGTCGCTGCTATT GTGGTCAAGAGGCCCCGGAAGGTCCAGGTGGCCCCACTTCAGGCCAGCCCTCCCCTGGATCAGGATGACCGGGCTTTTGAGGTGATGGACGAGTTTGATGGCAGAAGTTTCCGGAGTGGCTACAGCGAGAGGAGCCGGCTGAGCAGCCATGGGGGGCGCAGCCGCAGCTGGGAGGACAGCCCGGAAAGGGGGCGTCCCCATGAGCGGGCCCGGAGCCGGGAGCGGGACCTCAGCCGGGACCGGAGCCGTGGCCGGAGCCTGGAGCGGGGCCTGGACCAAGACCATGCGCGCACCCGAGACCGCAGCCGTGGCCGGAGCCTGGAGCGGGGCCTGGACCACGACTTTGGGCCATCCCGGGACCGGGACCGTGACCGCAGCCGCGGCCGGAGCATTGACCAGGACTACGAGCGGGCCTATCACCAGGCCTACGACCCAGACTACGAGCGGGCCTACAGCCCGGAGTACAGGCGCGGGGCCCGCCACGATGCCCGCTCTCGGGGACCCCGAAGCCGCAGCCGCGAGCAGCCGCACTCACGGAGCCCCAGCCCCGAGCCTAGGGGGCGGCCGGGGCCCATCGGGGTCCTCCTGATGAAAAGCAGAGCGAACGAAG AGTATGGTCTCCGGCTTGGGAGTCAGATCTTCGTAAAGGAAATGACCCGAACGGGTCTGGCAACTAAAGATGGCAACCTTCACGAAGGAGACATAATTCTCAAG ATCAATGGGACTGTAACTGAGAACATGTCTTTAACGGATGCTCGAAAATTGATAGAAAAGTCAAGAGGAAAACTACAGCTAGTGGTGTTGAGAGACAGCCAGCAGACCCTCATCAACATCCCGTCATTAAATGACAGTGACTCAGAAATAGAAG ATATTTCAGAAATAGAGTCAAACCGATCATTTTCTCCAGAGGAGAGACGTCATCAGTATTCTGATTATGATTATCATTCCTCAAGTGAGAAGCTGAAGGAAAGGCCAAG TTCCAGAGAGGACACGCCGAGCAGATTGTCCAGGATGGGTGCGACACCCACTCCCTTTAAGTCCACAGGGGATATTGCAGGCACAGTTGTCCCAGAGACCAACAAGGAACCCAGATACCAAGAGGACCCCCCAG CTCCTCAACCAAAAGCAGCCCCGAGAACTTTTCTTCGTCCTAGTCCTGAAGATGAAGCAATATATGG CCCTAATACCAAAATGGTAAGGTTCAAGAAGGGAGACAGCGTGGGCCTCCGGTTGGCTGGTGGCAATGATGTCGGGATATTTGTTGCTGGCATTCAAGAAGGGACCTCGGCGGAGCAGGAGGGCCTTCAAGAAGGAGACCAGATTCTGAAG GTGAACACACAGGATTTCAGAGGATTAGTGCGGGAGGATGCCGTTCTCTACCTGTTAGAAATCCCTAAAGGTGAAATGGTGACCATTTTAGCTCAGAGCCGAGCCGATG TGTATAGAGACATCCTGGCTTGTGGCAGAGGGGATTCGTTTTTTATAAGAAGCCACTTTGAATGTGAGAAGGAAACTCCACAGAGCCTGGCCTTCACCAGAGGGGAGGTCTTCCGAGTGGTAGACACACTGTATGACGGCAAGCTGGGCAACTGGCTGGCTGTGAGGATTGGGAACGAGTTGGAGAAAGGCTTAATCCCCAACAAGAGCAG AGCTGAACAAATGGCCAGTGTTCAAAATGCCCAGAGAGACAACGCTGGGGACCGGGCAGATTTCTGGAGAATGCGTGGCCAGAGGTCTGGGGTGAAGAAGAACCTGAGGAAAAGTCGGGAAGACCTCACAGCCGTTGTGTCTGTCAGCACCAAGTTCCCGGCTTATGAGAGGGTTTTGCTGCGAGAAG CTGGTTTCAAGAGACCTGTGGTCTTATTCGGCCCCATAGCTGATATAGCAATGGAAAAATTGGCTAATGAGTTACCtgactggtttcaaactgcta AAACGGAACCAAAAGATGCAGGATCTGAGAAATCCACTGGAGTGGTCCGGTTAAATACTGTGAGGCAAATTATTGAACAG GATAAGCATGCACTACTGGATGTGACTCCGAAAGCTGTGGACCTGTTGAATTACACCCAGTGGTTCccaattgtgatttttttcaaccCAGACTCCAGACAGGGTGTCAAAACCATGAGACAAAGGTTAAATCCAACGTCCAACAAAAGTTCTCGAAAGTTATTTGATCAAGCCAACAAGCTTAAAAAAACGTGTGCACACCTTTTTACAG CTACAATCAACCTAAATTCAGCCAATGATAGCTGGTTTGGCAGCCTAAAGGACACTATTCAGCATCAGCAAGGAGAAGCGGTTTGGGTCTCTGAAGGAAAG ATGGAAGGGATGGATGATGACCCCGAAGACCGCATGTCCTACTTAACCGCCATGGGCGCGGACTATCTGAGTTGCGACAGCCGCCTCATCAGTGACTTTGAAGACACGGACGGCGAAGGAGGTGCCTACACTGACAATGAGCTGGATGAGCCAGCCGAGGAGCCGCTGGTGTCGTCCATCACCCGCTCCTCGGAGCCGGTGCAGCACGAGGAG AGCATAAGGAAACCCAGCCCAGAGCCACGAGCTCAGATGAGGAGGGCTGCTAGCAGCGATCAACTTAGGGACAATAGCCCGCCCCCAGCATTCAAGCCAGAGCCGCCCAAG GCCAAAACCCAGAACAAAGAAGAATCCTATGACTTCTCCAAATCCTATGAATATAAGTCAAACCCCTCTGCCGTTGCTGGTAATGAAACTCCTGGGGCATCTACCAAAGGTTATCCTCCTCCTGTTGCAGCAAAACCTACCTTTGGGCGGTCTATACTGAAGCCCTCCACTCCCATCCCTCCTCAAGagggtgaggaggtgggagagagcAGTGAGGAGCAAGATAATGCTCCCAAATCAGTCCTGGGCAAAGTCAAAATATTTGAGAagatggatcacaaggccaggttACAGAGAATGCAGGAGCTCCAGGAAGCACAGAATGCAAGG
- the TJP2 gene encoding tight junction protein 2 isoform X5, which produces MPVRGDRGFPPRRELSGWLRAPGMEELIWEQYTVTLQKDSKRGFGIAVSGGRDNPHFENGETSIVISDVLPGGPADGLLQENDRVIMVNGTPMEDVLHSFAVQQLRKSGKVAAIVVKRPRKVQVAPLQASPPLDQDDRAFEVMDEFDGRSFRSGYSERSRLSSHGGRSRSWEDSPERGRPHERARSRERDLSRDRSRGRSLERGLDQDHARTRDRSRGRSLERGLDHDFGPSRDRDRDRSRGRSIDQDYERAYHQAYDPDYERAYSPEYRRGARHDARSRGPRSRSREQPHSRSPSPEPRGRPGPIGVLLMKSRANEEYGLRLGSQIFVKEMTRTGLATKDGNLHEGDIILKINGTVTENMSLTDARKLIEKSRGKLQLVVLRDSQQTLINIPSLNDSDSEIEDISEIESNRSFSPEERRHQYSDYDYHSSSEKLKERPSSREDTPSRLSRMGATPTPFKSTGDIAGTVVPETNKEPRYQEDPPAPQPKAAPRTFLRPSPEDEAIYGPNTKMVRFKKGDSVGLRLAGGNDVGIFVAGIQEGTSAEQEGLQEGDQILKVNTQDFRGLVREDAVLYLLEIPKGEMVTILAQSRADVYRDILACGRGDSFFIRSHFECEKETPQSLAFTRGEVFRVVDTLYDGKLGNWLAVRIGNELEKGLIPNKSRAEQMASVQNAQRDNAGDRADFWRMRGQRSGVKKNLRKSREDLTAVVSVSTKFPAYERVLLREAGFKRPVVLFGPIADIAMEKLANELPDWFQTAKTEPKDAGSEKSTGVVRLNTVRQIIEQDKHALLDVTPKAVDLLNYTQWFPIVIFFNPDSRQGVKTMRQRLNPTSNKSSRKLFDQANKLKKTCAHLFTATINLNSANDSWFGSLKDTIQHQQGEAVWVSEGKMEGMDDDPEDRMSYLTAMGADYLSCDSRLISDFEDTDGEGGAYTDNELDEPAEEPLVSSITRSSEPVQHEEAKTQNKEESYDFSKSYEYKSNPSAVAGNETPGASTKGYPPPVAAKPTFGRSILKPSTPIPPQEGEEVGESSEEQDNAPKSVLGKVKIFEKMDHKARLQRMQELQEAQNARIEIAQKHPDIYAVPIKTHKPDPGLPQHTSSRPPEPQKAPSRPYQDTRGSYGSDAEEEEYRQQLSEHSKRGYYGQSARYRDTEL; this is translated from the exons GCCCCAGGCATGGAAGAGCTGATATGGGAACAGTACACTGTGACCCTACAAAAG GATTCCAAAAGAGGATTTGGAATTGCAGTGTCCGGAGGCAGAGACAACCCCCACTTTGAAAATGGAGAAACGTCGATTGTCATTTCTGATGTGCTCCCGGGTGGGCCTGCTGATGGGCTGCTCCA GGAAAATGACAGAGTGATCATGGTCAATGGCACCCCCATGGAGGATGTGCTTCATTCGTTTGCAGTTCAGCAGCTCAGAAAAAGTGGGAAGGTCGCTGCTATT GTGGTCAAGAGGCCCCGGAAGGTCCAGGTGGCCCCACTTCAGGCCAGCCCTCCCCTGGATCAGGATGACCGGGCTTTTGAGGTGATGGACGAGTTTGATGGCAGAAGTTTCCGGAGTGGCTACAGCGAGAGGAGCCGGCTGAGCAGCCATGGGGGGCGCAGCCGCAGCTGGGAGGACAGCCCGGAAAGGGGGCGTCCCCATGAGCGGGCCCGGAGCCGGGAGCGGGACCTCAGCCGGGACCGGAGCCGTGGCCGGAGCCTGGAGCGGGGCCTGGACCAAGACCATGCGCGCACCCGAGACCGCAGCCGTGGCCGGAGCCTGGAGCGGGGCCTGGACCACGACTTTGGGCCATCCCGGGACCGGGACCGTGACCGCAGCCGCGGCCGGAGCATTGACCAGGACTACGAGCGGGCCTATCACCAGGCCTACGACCCAGACTACGAGCGGGCCTACAGCCCGGAGTACAGGCGCGGGGCCCGCCACGATGCCCGCTCTCGGGGACCCCGAAGCCGCAGCCGCGAGCAGCCGCACTCACGGAGCCCCAGCCCCGAGCCTAGGGGGCGGCCGGGGCCCATCGGGGTCCTCCTGATGAAAAGCAGAGCGAACGAAG AGTATGGTCTCCGGCTTGGGAGTCAGATCTTCGTAAAGGAAATGACCCGAACGGGTCTGGCAACTAAAGATGGCAACCTTCACGAAGGAGACATAATTCTCAAG ATCAATGGGACTGTAACTGAGAACATGTCTTTAACGGATGCTCGAAAATTGATAGAAAAGTCAAGAGGAAAACTACAGCTAGTGGTGTTGAGAGACAGCCAGCAGACCCTCATCAACATCCCGTCATTAAATGACAGTGACTCAGAAATAGAAG ATATTTCAGAAATAGAGTCAAACCGATCATTTTCTCCAGAGGAGAGACGTCATCAGTATTCTGATTATGATTATCATTCCTCAAGTGAGAAGCTGAAGGAAAGGCCAAG TTCCAGAGAGGACACGCCGAGCAGATTGTCCAGGATGGGTGCGACACCCACTCCCTTTAAGTCCACAGGGGATATTGCAGGCACAGTTGTCCCAGAGACCAACAAGGAACCCAGATACCAAGAGGACCCCCCAG CTCCTCAACCAAAAGCAGCCCCGAGAACTTTTCTTCGTCCTAGTCCTGAAGATGAAGCAATATATGG CCCTAATACCAAAATGGTAAGGTTCAAGAAGGGAGACAGCGTGGGCCTCCGGTTGGCTGGTGGCAATGATGTCGGGATATTTGTTGCTGGCATTCAAGAAGGGACCTCGGCGGAGCAGGAGGGCCTTCAAGAAGGAGACCAGATTCTGAAG GTGAACACACAGGATTTCAGAGGATTAGTGCGGGAGGATGCCGTTCTCTACCTGTTAGAAATCCCTAAAGGTGAAATGGTGACCATTTTAGCTCAGAGCCGAGCCGATG TGTATAGAGACATCCTGGCTTGTGGCAGAGGGGATTCGTTTTTTATAAGAAGCCACTTTGAATGTGAGAAGGAAACTCCACAGAGCCTGGCCTTCACCAGAGGGGAGGTCTTCCGAGTGGTAGACACACTGTATGACGGCAAGCTGGGCAACTGGCTGGCTGTGAGGATTGGGAACGAGTTGGAGAAAGGCTTAATCCCCAACAAGAGCAG AGCTGAACAAATGGCCAGTGTTCAAAATGCCCAGAGAGACAACGCTGGGGACCGGGCAGATTTCTGGAGAATGCGTGGCCAGAGGTCTGGGGTGAAGAAGAACCTGAGGAAAAGTCGGGAAGACCTCACAGCCGTTGTGTCTGTCAGCACCAAGTTCCCGGCTTATGAGAGGGTTTTGCTGCGAGAAG CTGGTTTCAAGAGACCTGTGGTCTTATTCGGCCCCATAGCTGATATAGCAATGGAAAAATTGGCTAATGAGTTACCtgactggtttcaaactgcta AAACGGAACCAAAAGATGCAGGATCTGAGAAATCCACTGGAGTGGTCCGGTTAAATACTGTGAGGCAAATTATTGAACAG GATAAGCATGCACTACTGGATGTGACTCCGAAAGCTGTGGACCTGTTGAATTACACCCAGTGGTTCccaattgtgatttttttcaaccCAGACTCCAGACAGGGTGTCAAAACCATGAGACAAAGGTTAAATCCAACGTCCAACAAAAGTTCTCGAAAGTTATTTGATCAAGCCAACAAGCTTAAAAAAACGTGTGCACACCTTTTTACAG CTACAATCAACCTAAATTCAGCCAATGATAGCTGGTTTGGCAGCCTAAAGGACACTATTCAGCATCAGCAAGGAGAAGCGGTTTGGGTCTCTGAAGGAAAG ATGGAAGGGATGGATGATGACCCCGAAGACCGCATGTCCTACTTAACCGCCATGGGCGCGGACTATCTGAGTTGCGACAGCCGCCTCATCAGTGACTTTGAAGACACGGACGGCGAAGGAGGTGCCTACACTGACAATGAGCTGGATGAGCCAGCCGAGGAGCCGCTGGTGTCGTCCATCACCCGCTCCTCGGAGCCGGTGCAGCACGAGGAG GCCAAAACCCAGAACAAAGAAGAATCCTATGACTTCTCCAAATCCTATGAATATAAGTCAAACCCCTCTGCCGTTGCTGGTAATGAAACTCCTGGGGCATCTACCAAAGGTTATCCTCCTCCTGTTGCAGCAAAACCTACCTTTGGGCGGTCTATACTGAAGCCCTCCACTCCCATCCCTCCTCAAGagggtgaggaggtgggagagagcAGTGAGGAGCAAGATAATGCTCCCAAATCAGTCCTGGGCAAAGTCAAAATATTTGAGAagatggatcacaaggccaggttACAGAGAATGCAGGAGCTCCAGGAAGCACAGAATGCAAGG
- the TJP2 gene encoding tight junction protein 2 isoform X4, protein MKTAQALHRMWIRAVKKLRRWKGRAPGMEELIWEQYTVTLQKDSKRGFGIAVSGGRDNPHFENGETSIVISDVLPGGPADGLLQENDRVIMVNGTPMEDVLHSFAVQQLRKSGKVAAIVVKRPRKVQVAPLQASPPLDQDDRAFEVMDEFDGRSFRSGYSERSRLSSHGGRSRSWEDSPERGRPHERARSRERDLSRDRSRGRSLERGLDQDHARTRDRSRGRSLERGLDHDFGPSRDRDRDRSRGRSIDQDYERAYHQAYDPDYERAYSPEYRRGARHDARSRGPRSRSREQPHSRSPSPEPRGRPGPIGVLLMKSRANEEYGLRLGSQIFVKEMTRTGLATKDGNLHEGDIILKINGTVTENMSLTDARKLIEKSRGKLQLVVLRDSQQTLINIPSLNDSDSEIEDISEIESNRSFSPEERRHQYSDYDYHSSSEKLKERPSSREDTPSRLSRMGATPTPFKSTGDIAGTVVPETNKEPRYQEDPPAPQPKAAPRTFLRPSPEDEAIYGPNTKMVRFKKGDSVGLRLAGGNDVGIFVAGIQEGTSAEQEGLQEGDQILKVNTQDFRGLVREDAVLYLLEIPKGEMVTILAQSRADVYRDILACGRGDSFFIRSHFECEKETPQSLAFTRGEVFRVVDTLYDGKLGNWLAVRIGNELEKGLIPNKSRAEQMASVQNAQRDNAGDRADFWRMRGQRSGVKKNLRKSREDLTAVVSVSTKFPAYERVLLREAGFKRPVVLFGPIADIAMEKLANELPDWFQTAKTEPKDAGSEKSTGVVRLNTVRQIIEQDKHALLDVTPKAVDLLNYTQWFPIVIFFNPDSRQGVKTMRQRLNPTSNKSSRKLFDQANKLKKTCAHLFTATINLNSANDSWFGSLKDTIQHQQGEAVWVSEGKMEGMDDDPEDRMSYLTAMGADYLSCDSRLISDFEDTDGEGGAYTDNELDEPAEEPLVSSITRSSEPVQHEEAKTQNKEESYDFSKSYEYKSNPSAVAGNETPGASTKGYPPPVAAKPTFGRSILKPSTPIPPQEGEEVGESSEEQDNAPKSVLGKVKIFEKMDHKARLQRMQELQEAQNARIEIAQKHPDIYAVPIKTHKPDPGLPQHTSSRPPEPQKAPSRPYQDTRGSYGSDAEEEEYRQQLSEHSKRGYYGQSARYRDTEL, encoded by the exons GCCCCAGGCATGGAAGAGCTGATATGGGAACAGTACACTGTGACCCTACAAAAG GATTCCAAAAGAGGATTTGGAATTGCAGTGTCCGGAGGCAGAGACAACCCCCACTTTGAAAATGGAGAAACGTCGATTGTCATTTCTGATGTGCTCCCGGGTGGGCCTGCTGATGGGCTGCTCCA GGAAAATGACAGAGTGATCATGGTCAATGGCACCCCCATGGAGGATGTGCTTCATTCGTTTGCAGTTCAGCAGCTCAGAAAAAGTGGGAAGGTCGCTGCTATT GTGGTCAAGAGGCCCCGGAAGGTCCAGGTGGCCCCACTTCAGGCCAGCCCTCCCCTGGATCAGGATGACCGGGCTTTTGAGGTGATGGACGAGTTTGATGGCAGAAGTTTCCGGAGTGGCTACAGCGAGAGGAGCCGGCTGAGCAGCCATGGGGGGCGCAGCCGCAGCTGGGAGGACAGCCCGGAAAGGGGGCGTCCCCATGAGCGGGCCCGGAGCCGGGAGCGGGACCTCAGCCGGGACCGGAGCCGTGGCCGGAGCCTGGAGCGGGGCCTGGACCAAGACCATGCGCGCACCCGAGACCGCAGCCGTGGCCGGAGCCTGGAGCGGGGCCTGGACCACGACTTTGGGCCATCCCGGGACCGGGACCGTGACCGCAGCCGCGGCCGGAGCATTGACCAGGACTACGAGCGGGCCTATCACCAGGCCTACGACCCAGACTACGAGCGGGCCTACAGCCCGGAGTACAGGCGCGGGGCCCGCCACGATGCCCGCTCTCGGGGACCCCGAAGCCGCAGCCGCGAGCAGCCGCACTCACGGAGCCCCAGCCCCGAGCCTAGGGGGCGGCCGGGGCCCATCGGGGTCCTCCTGATGAAAAGCAGAGCGAACGAAG AGTATGGTCTCCGGCTTGGGAGTCAGATCTTCGTAAAGGAAATGACCCGAACGGGTCTGGCAACTAAAGATGGCAACCTTCACGAAGGAGACATAATTCTCAAG ATCAATGGGACTGTAACTGAGAACATGTCTTTAACGGATGCTCGAAAATTGATAGAAAAGTCAAGAGGAAAACTACAGCTAGTGGTGTTGAGAGACAGCCAGCAGACCCTCATCAACATCCCGTCATTAAATGACAGTGACTCAGAAATAGAAG ATATTTCAGAAATAGAGTCAAACCGATCATTTTCTCCAGAGGAGAGACGTCATCAGTATTCTGATTATGATTATCATTCCTCAAGTGAGAAGCTGAAGGAAAGGCCAAG TTCCAGAGAGGACACGCCGAGCAGATTGTCCAGGATGGGTGCGACACCCACTCCCTTTAAGTCCACAGGGGATATTGCAGGCACAGTTGTCCCAGAGACCAACAAGGAACCCAGATACCAAGAGGACCCCCCAG CTCCTCAACCAAAAGCAGCCCCGAGAACTTTTCTTCGTCCTAGTCCTGAAGATGAAGCAATATATGG CCCTAATACCAAAATGGTAAGGTTCAAGAAGGGAGACAGCGTGGGCCTCCGGTTGGCTGGTGGCAATGATGTCGGGATATTTGTTGCTGGCATTCAAGAAGGGACCTCGGCGGAGCAGGAGGGCCTTCAAGAAGGAGACCAGATTCTGAAG GTGAACACACAGGATTTCAGAGGATTAGTGCGGGAGGATGCCGTTCTCTACCTGTTAGAAATCCCTAAAGGTGAAATGGTGACCATTTTAGCTCAGAGCCGAGCCGATG TGTATAGAGACATCCTGGCTTGTGGCAGAGGGGATTCGTTTTTTATAAGAAGCCACTTTGAATGTGAGAAGGAAACTCCACAGAGCCTGGCCTTCACCAGAGGGGAGGTCTTCCGAGTGGTAGACACACTGTATGACGGCAAGCTGGGCAACTGGCTGGCTGTGAGGATTGGGAACGAGTTGGAGAAAGGCTTAATCCCCAACAAGAGCAG AGCTGAACAAATGGCCAGTGTTCAAAATGCCCAGAGAGACAACGCTGGGGACCGGGCAGATTTCTGGAGAATGCGTGGCCAGAGGTCTGGGGTGAAGAAGAACCTGAGGAAAAGTCGGGAAGACCTCACAGCCGTTGTGTCTGTCAGCACCAAGTTCCCGGCTTATGAGAGGGTTTTGCTGCGAGAAG CTGGTTTCAAGAGACCTGTGGTCTTATTCGGCCCCATAGCTGATATAGCAATGGAAAAATTGGCTAATGAGTTACCtgactggtttcaaactgcta AAACGGAACCAAAAGATGCAGGATCTGAGAAATCCACTGGAGTGGTCCGGTTAAATACTGTGAGGCAAATTATTGAACAG GATAAGCATGCACTACTGGATGTGACTCCGAAAGCTGTGGACCTGTTGAATTACACCCAGTGGTTCccaattgtgatttttttcaaccCAGACTCCAGACAGGGTGTCAAAACCATGAGACAAAGGTTAAATCCAACGTCCAACAAAAGTTCTCGAAAGTTATTTGATCAAGCCAACAAGCTTAAAAAAACGTGTGCACACCTTTTTACAG CTACAATCAACCTAAATTCAGCCAATGATAGCTGGTTTGGCAGCCTAAAGGACACTATTCAGCATCAGCAAGGAGAAGCGGTTTGGGTCTCTGAAGGAAAG ATGGAAGGGATGGATGATGACCCCGAAGACCGCATGTCCTACTTAACCGCCATGGGCGCGGACTATCTGAGTTGCGACAGCCGCCTCATCAGTGACTTTGAAGACACGGACGGCGAAGGAGGTGCCTACACTGACAATGAGCTGGATGAGCCAGCCGAGGAGCCGCTGGTGTCGTCCATCACCCGCTCCTCGGAGCCGGTGCAGCACGAGGAG GCCAAAACCCAGAACAAAGAAGAATCCTATGACTTCTCCAAATCCTATGAATATAAGTCAAACCCCTCTGCCGTTGCTGGTAATGAAACTCCTGGGGCATCTACCAAAGGTTATCCTCCTCCTGTTGCAGCAAAACCTACCTTTGGGCGGTCTATACTGAAGCCCTCCACTCCCATCCCTCCTCAAGagggtgaggaggtgggagagagcAGTGAGGAGCAAGATAATGCTCCCAAATCAGTCCTGGGCAAAGTCAAAATATTTGAGAagatggatcacaaggccaggttACAGAGAATGCAGGAGCTCCAGGAAGCACAGAATGCAAGG